From Staphylococcus delphini, one genomic window encodes:
- a CDS encoding DUF2232 domain-containing protein, whose product MFSKINPKATLISIVALLAVTLVIHVMPGLAIILACFSLIPGIVLWYQSKHSFGLVALIAIILSTLTGNVFVMTFLIIILVLSMVISQLLIQRASKERILYLTTFVASVLTLSAIMILQTLKKIPYADDLLQPYRAIMHQAAELENLDQQAQEILNNSIQQLAIQLPGMIVVAIAIYAFITLLIIFPILRKFKVATPVFRPLFFWQMKRSVFIMYALALLTTITTQPATTPNSIGINFQIVLGFLLVIQGLSFIHFFASIKRMPGALKVILVIVGVLFYPMTRLIGLLDLGLNLKRMIKNDKR is encoded by the coding sequence TTGTTTTCGAAAATTAATCCTAAAGCAACCCTAATCAGCATTGTGGCGTTGTTAGCGGTGACTTTAGTTATACATGTTATGCCTGGATTAGCAATCATTTTGGCATGCTTTAGTTTAATCCCAGGTATCGTTTTATGGTACCAATCTAAGCATTCGTTTGGCTTAGTCGCACTTATTGCGATTATTCTCTCAACGCTCACAGGCAACGTTTTTGTGATGACATTTTTAATCATTATTTTAGTTTTAAGTATGGTCATCAGTCAGTTATTAATCCAACGTGCATCTAAAGAGCGCATCTTATATTTAACGACATTCGTGGCAAGTGTTTTAACATTAAGTGCAATCATGATTTTACAAACTTTGAAAAAAATCCCGTATGCTGACGACTTATTGCAACCGTATCGTGCAATCATGCATCAAGCTGCAGAGTTAGAAAATTTAGATCAACAAGCGCAAGAGATTTTAAACAATTCGATTCAACAACTTGCAATACAGCTGCCAGGGATGATTGTAGTAGCGATTGCCATTTATGCGTTCATTACATTACTTATCATTTTCCCGATTTTACGTAAGTTCAAAGTGGCAACACCTGTATTTCGCCCACTATTTTTCTGGCAAATGAAGCGTTCAGTTTTCATTATGTATGCATTGGCATTATTAACAACGATTACAACACAACCTGCCACTACGCCGAACAGCATTGGCATTAATTTCCAAATCGTTTTAGGTTTCTTATTAGTGATTCAAGGTTTAAGTTTTATTCATTTCTTTGCATCTATTAAAAGAATGCCCGGCGCGTTAAAAGTGATTTTAGTGATTGTCGGTGTACTATTTTATCCAATGACACGCCTCATTGGTTTACTCGATTTGGGATTGAATTTAAAACGTATGATAAAAAACGATAAGAGGTGA
- a CDS encoding DHH family phosphoesterase: MNRHSMKKALIVPFLVITVTAIIIVGLSFFFNQWLAFIAAILLFVMLIISVFIFRRFYRYLDRYLDDLSGKISVGSDRAVKTMPLGLIVLNENDQIEWVNPFMSERIERNVISDSINEVYPNILKQLEKAKEIEIADGAYAYRVRYSEKEHILYFIDMTEEATIQQAYDDQQPIIATLFLDNYDEITQNMNDTQRSEINSMVTRVISRWAQEHNVYFKRYSSDQFIAYLNRRILRELEETKFDILSQLREKSVGYRAQLTLSIGVGEGSENLIDLGELSQSGLDLALGRGGDQVAIKNMNGNVRFYGGKTDPMEKRTRVRARVISHALKDILLEGDKVIVMGHKRPDLDAIGAAIGVTRFAMMNNLEAYIVLNESDIDPTLRRVMDEIDEKPELKERFVTSDDAWNMMTSRTTLVVVDTHKPEMVIDENILNKANRKVVIDHHRRGESFISSPLLVYMEPYASSTAELVTELLEYQPTEQRLTRLESTVMYAGIIVDTRNFTLRTGSRTFDAASYLRAHGADTILTQHFLKDDIETYINRSELIRTVKLQENGIAIAHGPDDKIYHPVTVAQAADELLSLDGVEAAYVVARREENLVGMSARSLGEFNVQLTMEALGGGGHLTNAATQLEGVTVEAAIEKLQQAINEQLDRSDES, from the coding sequence ATGAATCGTCATTCAATGAAGAAAGCGTTGATCGTACCTTTTTTAGTGATTACCGTTACAGCAATCATCATTGTAGGTCTATCCTTTTTCTTTAATCAGTGGCTTGCGTTTATCGCTGCTATTCTGTTATTTGTCATGCTCATTATCAGTGTCTTCATTTTTAGACGTTTCTATCGTTATTTAGATCGTTATTTAGATGATTTGAGTGGCAAAATATCAGTAGGTAGTGATCGTGCAGTCAAAACGATGCCACTAGGTTTGATTGTGTTAAATGAAAATGATCAAATTGAGTGGGTCAACCCTTTCATGTCAGAGCGGATTGAAAGGAATGTCATTTCAGATTCGATCAATGAAGTGTACCCGAATATTTTAAAGCAACTCGAAAAAGCAAAAGAAATTGAAATAGCCGATGGTGCATATGCCTATCGTGTCCGTTATTCAGAAAAAGAACACATTTTGTATTTTATAGATATGACGGAAGAAGCAACCATCCAACAAGCGTACGATGATCAACAGCCGATTATTGCGACATTATTTTTAGATAACTATGATGAAATTACGCAAAATATGAATGATACGCAACGTTCTGAAATCAACTCGATGGTGACACGTGTCATTAGTCGTTGGGCACAAGAACATAATGTGTATTTCAAGCGTTACAGTTCCGATCAATTTATTGCTTATTTGAATCGTCGTATTTTACGTGAATTAGAAGAGACAAAGTTTGATATTTTAAGCCAGCTTCGTGAAAAAAGTGTCGGTTATCGTGCACAACTCACTTTAAGTATCGGTGTCGGTGAAGGCTCAGAAAACTTAATTGACTTGGGTGAATTGTCACAATCTGGTCTTGATCTTGCGTTAGGGCGTGGTGGTGACCAAGTTGCGATTAAAAATATGAATGGCAACGTCCGTTTTTACGGCGGTAAGACTGACCCGATGGAAAAACGTACCCGTGTGAGAGCGCGTGTCATTTCCCATGCGCTGAAAGACATCTTATTAGAAGGCGACAAAGTCATCGTCATGGGACATAAGCGCCCAGACCTAGATGCGATTGGTGCGGCGATTGGTGTCACACGATTTGCGATGATGAACAATCTGGAAGCCTACATCGTGTTAAATGAGTCTGACATCGACCCTACATTACGTCGTGTGATGGATGAAATCGATGAAAAGCCTGAATTGAAAGAGCGCTTTGTGACGTCCGATGATGCATGGAATATGATGACATCTCGTACAACACTTGTCGTCGTTGATACGCATAAACCGGAAATGGTCATTGACGAGAACATTTTAAATAAAGCCAATCGTAAAGTGGTCATTGATCATCACCGTCGTGGCGAAAGCTTTATCTCAAGTCCGTTACTCGTCTACATGGAGCCATATGCAAGCTCTACCGCAGAACTCGTGACGGAGCTACTTGAGTATCAACCGACTGAACAACGCTTAACACGCTTAGAATCGACGGTCATGTATGCAGGTATCATCGTCGATACACGTAACTTTACATTGCGTACGGGCTCACGTACATTTGATGCAGCAAGTTATCTCCGTGCGCATGGGGCCGATACGATTTTAACGCAACATTTCTTAAAAGATGATATTGAGACGTATATTAACCGTTCAGAGTTGATTCGTACGGTGAAATTACAAGAGAACGGTATCGCCATCGCACATGGTCCAGACGATAAAATCTATCATCCTGTGACTGTGGCCCAAGCAGCAGATGAATTGTTGAGTCTTGATGGTGTGGAAGCGGCGTATGTCGTTGCCCGTCGTGAAGAAAATCTCGTCGGTATGTCTGCCCGCTCACTTGGCGAATTCAACGTCCAACTCACTATGGAAGCATTGGGCGGTGGCGGTCATCTCACAAACGCTGCAACACAACTAGAGGGCGTGACTGTTGAAGCGGCTATCGAAAAATTACAACAAGCGATTAATGAACAATTGGATAGGAGTGACGAATCATGA
- the rplI gene encoding 50S ribosomal protein L9: MKVIFTQDVKGKGKQGEVKDVPVGYANNFLIKNGYAVEATPGNLKQLEQKNKRIEKDKQQELEDAKALKERLAALEVEVKAKSGEGGKLFGSISTKQIAEALKAQHDIKIDKRKMELPHGIHALGYTNVPVKLHKEVEGTIRVHTVEQ; the protein is encoded by the coding sequence ATGAAAGTGATTTTTACACAAGATGTTAAAGGTAAAGGTAAACAAGGTGAAGTTAAAGACGTACCGGTGGGTTATGCGAACAACTTCTTAATCAAAAATGGTTATGCTGTTGAAGCAACTCCGGGGAACTTGAAACAGTTAGAACAAAAAAATAAACGTATTGAAAAAGACAAACAACAAGAGCTTGAAGATGCAAAAGCGTTAAAAGAACGTTTAGCAGCGCTTGAAGTTGAAGTAAAAGCGAAATCGGGTGAAGGCGGTAAATTGTTCGGTTCTATTAGTACGAAACAAATCGCTGAAGCATTGAAAGCACAACATGATATTAAGATTGATAAACGTAAAATGGAATTGCCACACGGTATTCACGCGTTAGGTTATACCAACGTGCCTGTGAAACTGCATAAAGAGGTTGAAGGTACGATTCGTGTGCATACTGTAGAGCAATAA
- a CDS encoding DUF6007 family protein, which yields MENIEKELKRYVWVYIISIIPMSFVIKFLPKDSLFEVIMSLIIVVLSSIGLSTVVIYILYLRKKRKS from the coding sequence ATGGAAAATATAGAAAAAGAATTAAAAAGGTATGTGTGGGTTTATATCATATCTATCATTCCAATGTCTTTCGTTATCAAGTTTTTACCTAAAGATAGCCTGTTTGAAGTGATCATGTCTTTGATTATTGTGGTGCTATCTTCTATTGGATTGTCCACTGTGGTGATTTACATCTTATATTTGAGAAAGAAAAGGAAGTCATAA
- the dnaB gene encoding replicative DNA helicase, which translates to MDEMYEHNRMPHSHEAEQSVLGAIFLDPELMSSTQEILLPESFYRGAHQHIFRAMMDLNEDGKDIDIVTVLDRLTQEGVVNEAGGPQYLAEITSNVPTTRNIQYYTDVVFKNAVKRKLIHTADSIANDGYNDELDLDTVLNDAERRILELSSTRESDGFKDIRDVLGQVYDNAEQLDQNSGQTPGIPTGYRDLDQMTAGFNRNDLIILAARPSVGKTAFALNIAQKVATHEDQYTVGIFSLEMGADQLATRMICSSGNVDSNRLRTGTMTEEDWNRFTVAVGKLSRTKIFIDDTPGVRITDIRSKCRRLKQEHGLDMIVIDYLQLIQGSGSRASDNRQQEVSEISRMLKAIARELECPVIALSQLSRGVEQRQDKRPMMSDIRESGSIEQDADIVAFLYRDDYYNRGDGDDDDDDGGFEPQTNDENGEIEIIIAKQRNGPTGTVKLHFMKQYNKFTDIDYAHADMG; encoded by the coding sequence ATGGATGAAATGTATGAACATAATCGAATGCCACACAGTCATGAGGCGGAACAATCTGTACTGGGGGCGATTTTTCTCGACCCAGAATTGATGTCGTCCACGCAAGAAATTTTGTTGCCCGAATCATTTTATCGTGGTGCGCATCAGCATATTTTCCGTGCGATGATGGACCTGAATGAAGATGGCAAAGATATTGATATTGTGACTGTTTTGGATAGACTCACACAAGAAGGGGTCGTGAATGAAGCAGGAGGTCCCCAATATCTTGCTGAAATTACATCGAATGTACCGACAACGCGAAATATTCAATACTACACAGACGTGGTGTTCAAAAATGCGGTCAAACGTAAGCTCATTCACACTGCGGATAGTATTGCGAACGATGGTTATAACGATGAATTAGATTTAGATACCGTGCTGAACGATGCAGAACGTCGTATCTTGGAACTGTCTTCTACACGCGAGAGTGACGGTTTTAAAGATATTCGTGATGTATTAGGACAAGTTTATGATAATGCGGAACAATTGGATCAAAATAGTGGTCAAACACCGGGGATTCCTACAGGTTACCGCGATTTAGACCAGATGACAGCAGGCTTTAACCGTAATGATCTCATTATTTTAGCGGCGCGACCTTCTGTAGGTAAGACTGCCTTCGCTCTTAATATTGCGCAAAAAGTAGCAACACATGAAGATCAATATACGGTCGGCATTTTCTCATTAGAGATGGGTGCAGACCAATTGGCGACACGTATGATTTGTAGTTCGGGTAATGTCGATTCGAACCGTTTACGTACGGGAACGATGACTGAAGAAGACTGGAATCGATTTACAGTGGCAGTCGGTAAATTGTCTCGTACGAAAATTTTTATTGATGATACACCAGGTGTGCGAATTACAGATATTCGTTCAAAATGTCGTCGTTTAAAGCAAGAACATGGACTGGATATGATTGTGATTGACTACTTACAATTGATTCAAGGAAGCGGTTCACGTGCATCGGATAACCGTCAACAAGAAGTGTCAGAGATTTCACGTATGCTTAAAGCGATTGCCCGTGAGTTAGAGTGTCCGGTGATTGCGTTAAGTCAGCTATCACGTGGGGTTGAACAACGACAAGATAAACGTCCGATGATGAGTGATATTCGTGAGTCAGGTTCGATTGAGCAAGACGCCGATATCGTTGCTTTCTTATATCGTGACGACTACTATAACCGTGGCGATGGAGATGATGATGACGATGATGGTGGATTCGAACCACAAACGAATGATGAAAATGGTGAAATTGAAATCATTATCGCAAAGCAACGTAACGGCCCGACCGGTACAGTGAAGCTGCACTTTATGAAACAATACAATAAGTTTACAGATATCGATTATGCCCATGCGGATATGGGATAA
- a CDS encoding adenylosuccinate synthase, which produces MSSIVVVGTQWGDEGKGKITDFLAEQADVIARFSGGNNAGHTIKFDGETYKLHLVPSGIFYKDKLAVIGNGVVIDPVALLKELDGLNERGIATDNLRISNRAHVILPYHIQQDELEEARRGDNKIGTTKKGIGPAYVDKAQRIGIRVADLLDKEVFEQRLKENLEYKNDYFQGMFKQAAPSFEDIFETYYAAGQRLAPYVTDTAKVLDDAFVADERVLFEGAQGVMLDIDHGTYPFVTSSNPVAGNVTVGAGVGPTNVSKVVGVCKAYTSRVGDGPFPTELFDEKGHHIREVGREYGTTTGRPRRVGWFDSVVLRHSRRVSGITDLSINSIDVLTGLDEVKICTAYELDGKEITEYPANLNDLKRCEPIFETLPGWTEDITGVRTMEELPDNARRYLERISELCNVHISIFSVGPDRNQTNVVEKLW; this is translated from the coding sequence ATGTCATCAATCGTAGTAGTTGGGACACAATGGGGAGACGAAGGTAAAGGTAAAATTACAGACTTTTTAGCGGAACAAGCAGATGTGATTGCACGTTTTTCTGGTGGTAATAATGCAGGTCATACAATCAAATTTGATGGTGAAACTTACAAATTGCATTTAGTGCCATCTGGTATTTTTTATAAAGACAAACTTGCTGTTATCGGCAATGGTGTCGTGATTGATCCAGTTGCATTACTTAAAGAATTAGACGGCTTAAATGAAAGAGGTATTGCAACAGATAACTTACGCATCTCAAACCGCGCACACGTCATCCTACCTTATCACATTCAACAAGATGAACTTGAAGAAGCGCGTCGTGGCGACAACAAAATTGGTACGACGAAGAAAGGTATTGGCCCAGCATACGTAGATAAAGCACAAAGAATTGGTATTCGTGTAGCAGATTTATTAGACAAAGAAGTTTTCGAACAACGCTTAAAAGAAAATTTAGAATATAAAAATGATTACTTCCAAGGTATGTTTAAACAAGCTGCACCATCATTTGAAGACATTTTTGAAACATACTATGCAGCAGGCCAACGTCTTGCACCATACGTCACAGATACTGCAAAAGTATTAGACGATGCTTTCGTAGCAGATGAACGTGTATTATTTGAAGGTGCCCAAGGTGTGATGTTAGATATCGACCACGGTACATATCCATTCGTTACATCAAGCAATCCTGTCGCAGGTAATGTCACTGTAGGCGCGGGTGTCGGTCCAACAAACGTTTCAAAAGTTGTCGGTGTATGTAAAGCTTATACATCACGTGTAGGCGATGGCCCGTTCCCAACAGAATTATTTGACGAAAAAGGTCATCATATCCGCGAAGTAGGTCGTGAATACGGTACAACAACAGGTCGTCCGCGTCGTGTCGGCTGGTTTGACTCAGTGGTATTACGTCACTCTCGTCGTGTGAGTGGGATTACTGACTTATCTATTAACTCTATCGACGTATTAACAGGCTTAGATGAAGTGAAAATCTGTACAGCTTATGAGTTAGATGGTAAAGAAATCACAGAATATCCAGCGAACTTAAACGACTTAAAACGTTGCGAACCTATTTTTGAAACATTACCTGGTTGGACAGAAGATATTACAGGCGTACGTACAATGGAAGAATTACCTGACAATGCGCGTCGTTACTTAGAGCGTATTTCTGAATTGTGTAATGTACACATTTCTATCTTCTCAGTAGGTCCAGATCGTAATCAAACAAATGTTGTAGAAAAATTATGGTAA
- a CDS encoding YitT family protein: METQTESNVTYIKEKPKKPRQFFKRFFFITLGAVLMGAALELFLVPNQLLDGGIVGISIILSHLLGFKLGVFIFILNLPFFFLGYKQIGKTFAISTLYAIFILSVTTIVLHPIDPVINDKFLVTIFGGAVLGVGVGIVLRYGGSLDGTEILSILVHSKLPFSVGEIVMFINFFIFGIAGFVFTWESALFSVVAYFIASKMIDTVLLGFDESKAVWVISDAYKEIGEAINSRLGRGVTYLKGEGAYTGEDKRVIFCVITRLEEAKLKDIVMEIDEKAFLSIGNVSEVRGGNHRKRDIH, encoded by the coding sequence ATGGAAACTCAAACAGAATCGAACGTCACTTACATCAAAGAAAAGCCTAAAAAGCCACGTCAATTTTTCAAGAGATTTTTCTTTATTACGTTAGGCGCAGTGTTGATGGGAGCAGCACTGGAGCTTTTCTTAGTACCGAATCAATTGCTCGATGGCGGCATTGTAGGTATTTCAATTATTCTGTCGCATTTACTAGGATTCAAATTAGGGGTATTCATCTTTATACTTAATTTGCCTTTCTTCTTTTTAGGCTATAAACAAATTGGTAAAACTTTTGCAATCTCTACTTTGTATGCCATCTTTATCTTATCCGTTACGACAATTGTGTTACATCCTATCGATCCTGTCATTAACGATAAATTTTTAGTTACGATTTTTGGCGGTGCAGTCCTAGGTGTCGGTGTCGGCATTGTGTTGCGTTATGGTGGCTCATTAGACGGTACAGAAATTTTATCAATTCTCGTTCACTCAAAATTACCTTTTTCAGTGGGTGAAATTGTGATGTTTATTAATTTCTTCATATTTGGCATTGCGGGCTTTGTGTTCACATGGGAGAGTGCATTATTTAGTGTTGTCGCTTATTTCATCGCCTCAAAAATGATTGATACCGTCCTTTTAGGATTTGATGAATCCAAAGCAGTATGGGTCATTAGTGATGCCTATAAAGAGATTGGTGAAGCGATCAATTCGCGTCTCGGTCGTGGTGTGACGTATTTGAAAGGTGAAGGTGCGTATACTGGAGAAGATAAACGTGTCATTTTCTGTGTGATTACACGTCTTGAAGAAGCAAAATTGAAAGATATCGTTATGGAAATCGATGAAAAAGCCTTTCTGTCAATCGGTAACGTTTCAGAAGTACGCGGTGGAAATCATCGTAAAAGAGATATTCATTAA
- a CDS encoding SdpI family protein produces the protein MILFSSSLFLFILARVFQHHPPQEINYFLGFRTRKSMKNQNNWEIAQVAFARLLKVISGYTALCSILLCIVDIVLIVLDNDVILVISMIIQAIVLIGILLAVYLKVNKKLDA, from the coding sequence ATGATACTGTTTTCAAGTAGTTTGTTTTTATTCATACTAGCTCGTGTTTTCCAACATCACCCACCTCAAGAAATCAATTACTTTCTTGGGTTTCGAACTAGGAAATCGATGAAAAATCAAAACAATTGGGAAATTGCTCAAGTCGCCTTTGCCCGTCTACTAAAGGTGATTTCTGGATATACGGCTTTATGTTCAATCCTATTATGCATCGTGGATATCGTGCTCATTGTTTTAGACAATGATGTGATACTTGTCATCTCGATGATAATACAAGCGATCGTGCTCATAGGTATATTGTTGGCTGTTTATCTCAAAGTCAATAAAAAGCTAGATGCATAA
- the yycF gene encoding response regulator YycF, translating to MARKVVVVDDEKPIADILEFNLKKEGYEVFVAYDGNDAVDLIYEKEPDIVLLDIMLPGQDGMEVCREVRKKFEMPIIMLTAKDSEIDKVLGLELGADDYVTKPFSTRELIARVKANLRRHYTQPSQENHMQTNEITIKDIVIYPDAYSIKKRGEDIDLTHREFELFHYLSKHMGQVMTREHLLQTVWGYDYFGDVRTVDVTIRRLREKIEDDPSHPDYIVTRRGVGYFLQQHD from the coding sequence ATGGCAAGAAAAGTAGTCGTAGTCGATGATGAAAAACCAATTGCGGATATATTAGAATTTAATTTGAAAAAAGAAGGTTATGAAGTATTTGTCGCATATGATGGCAACGATGCGGTCGACTTAATCTATGAAAAAGAACCTGATATCGTGTTACTCGATATTATGTTGCCTGGCCAAGACGGTATGGAAGTGTGCCGTGAAGTGCGTAAAAAATTCGAAATGCCAATTATTATGTTAACAGCTAAAGATTCAGAGATCGATAAAGTCCTCGGTCTTGAGCTTGGTGCGGATGACTATGTGACAAAACCATTTAGTACGCGTGAATTAATTGCACGTGTGAAGGCCAATTTACGTCGTCACTATACACAACCGAGTCAAGAAAATCATATGCAGACGAATGAAATTACAATCAAGGATATTGTGATTTATCCAGACGCTTATTCTATTAAAAAACGCGGTGAAGATATTGATTTGACGCACCGTGAATTTGAGTTGTTCCATTATTTATCGAAACATATGGGACAAGTGATGACGCGTGAACATTTACTCCAAACAGTATGGGGTTATGATTATTTCGGCGATGTCCGTACTGTGGACGTTACGATTCGCCGTTTACGTGAAAAAATTGAAGATGATCCTTCTCATCCAGACTATATTGTGACGCGTCGTGGTGTTGGATATTTCTTACAACAACATGATTAG
- the walK gene encoding cell wall metabolism sensor histidine kinase WalK, which translates to MKWLKQFQSLHTKLVIVYVLLIIIGMQIIGLYFTNSLEKEMTETFKTNISQNAKQIELGIEKIYADGSDSGNTQKDIQNLLNEYANRNEMIEIRFIDKDQIIIATSKQSNRTIINQKANDSSIQKALSLGQENSDTVLKDYGEGKQRVWVKNMPVVTGDGMIGDIYIESNINQVYDQLSNINQIFIVGTGISLIITVILGFFIARTITKPITDMRNQTVEMSKGNYTQRVKIYGNDEIGELALAFNNLSKRVQEAQANTESEKRRLDSVITHMSDGVIATDRRGRVRIINDMALKMLGKSKEEVSGYFIFDVLDLQDEFSLEELNENNDSVLIDMNEEEGIIARVNFSTIVQDTGFVTGYIAVLHDVTEQQQIERERREFVANVSHELRTPLTSMNSYIEALEEGAWRDESIAPQFLSVTREETERMIRLVNDLLHLSKMDNESETITKEIVDFNMFINKIINRHEMAAKDTTFVRDIPRETIFTEVDPDKMTQVFDNVITNAMKYSRGEKRVEFHVKHNPVHSRLTIRIKDKGIGIPINKVDKIFDRFFRVDKARTRKMGGTGLGLAISKEIVEAHNGRIWANSVEGQGTSIFITLPCEKIEEGDWDAN; encoded by the coding sequence ATGAAGTGGTTAAAACAATTTCAATCCCTTCACACGAAACTTGTTATTGTCTATGTCCTGTTGATTATTATTGGTATGCAAATTATTGGGCTGTACTTTACGAATAGTCTCGAAAAAGAAATGACCGAGACGTTTAAGACAAACATTTCTCAAAATGCGAAACAAATCGAGCTCGGTATTGAAAAAATATATGCAGATGGTAGTGATTCTGGTAATACACAAAAAGATATTCAAAATTTACTCAACGAATATGCCAATCGTAATGAAATGATAGAAATTCGCTTTATTGATAAAGATCAAATCATTATTGCGACATCAAAGCAATCGAACCGTACGATTATTAACCAAAAAGCAAATGATAGTTCGATTCAAAAGGCATTGTCGCTGGGGCAAGAAAATTCAGATACGGTGCTGAAAGATTACGGTGAAGGTAAGCAGCGTGTATGGGTTAAAAATATGCCGGTGGTGACTGGCGATGGCATGATTGGTGATATTTATATTGAGTCGAATATTAACCAAGTGTACGATCAGTTAAGCAACATTAACCAAATTTTCATCGTAGGTACAGGGATTTCGCTCATTATTACAGTGATTCTCGGTTTCTTTATTGCGCGTACGATTACGAAGCCGATTACTGATATGCGAAATCAGACAGTCGAGATGTCTAAAGGGAACTATACGCAACGTGTGAAAATTTATGGTAATGACGAAATTGGCGAACTGGCGCTAGCGTTTAATAACTTGTCGAAACGTGTTCAAGAAGCACAAGCGAATACGGAAAGTGAGAAGCGGCGTCTAGATTCTGTCATTACCCATATGAGTGACGGGGTTATTGCGACAGATAGACGTGGCCGTGTGCGTATTATTAACGATATGGCGCTGAAAATGCTAGGGAAGTCTAAAGAGGAAGTCTCCGGGTACTTTATTTTTGACGTATTAGATTTACAAGATGAGTTTTCACTTGAAGAATTAAATGAAAATAATGATAGTGTCCTCATTGATATGAATGAAGAAGAAGGGATTATTGCACGTGTCAACTTTAGTACGATTGTGCAAGATACTGGCTTTGTGACAGGTTACATTGCAGTGCTACATGACGTCACAGAGCAACAACAAATTGAACGAGAACGTCGCGAGTTTGTGGCAAATGTATCGCACGAATTACGCACACCTTTAACGTCTATGAACAGTTATATCGAAGCGTTGGAAGAAGGCGCATGGCGTGATGAATCGATTGCACCACAGTTTTTATCGGTCACACGTGAGGAAACTGAACGGATGATTCGTCTCGTGAATGACTTGTTACATCTGTCTAAAATGGACAATGAGTCTGAAACGATTACGAAAGAGATTGTCGACTTTAATATGTTTATCAATAAAATTATTAATCGACATGAGATGGCTGCGAAAGATACGACGTTCGTGCGTGATATTCCGAGAGAGACGATATTTACCGAAGTGGATCCGGATAAGATGACGCAAGTGTTCGACAACGTCATTACGAATGCGATGAAATATTCGCGCGGTGAGAAACGTGTCGAGTTCCACGTGAAACATAATCCTGTCCACAGTCGTTTAACGATTCGAATTAAAGATAAAGGGATTGGGATTCCGATTAATAAAGTAGATAAAATTTTTGACCGCTTTTTCCGTGTGGATAAGGCACGTACGAGAAAGATGGGTGGTACAGGACTGGGACTTGCCATCTCTAAAGAAATTGTAGAAGCGCATAACGGCCGAATTTGGGCTAATAGTGTGGAAGGACAGGGCACATCCATTTTCATCACATTACCTTGTGAGAAAATTGAGGAAGGTGATTGGGATGCGAACTAG